The following are encoded together in the Penaeus monodon isolate SGIC_2016 chromosome 44, NSTDA_Pmon_1, whole genome shotgun sequence genome:
- the LOC119568502 gene encoding zinc finger protein 768-like: MRDAYTEGSEVPHPAVMWPQGPALPSPAPLPTPPFPGPAPLSDWCTVVLPPAPLLPVASRGLSPAGKGGVLKGGCDICKKSFFLKDNLVQHIEAHSNEKPYSCAVCKKAFPRKYALMEHMRVHTKEKPYKCNICNKSFSYKSALMRHMRVRTKEKLYSREVCNKVILQKGNLAQYLEGKCKGVM, from the exons ATGCGAGATGCCTACACCGAGGGGTCCGAGGTCCCACATCCcgcggtgatgtggccccaggggCCCGCCCTTCCGTCACCCGCCCCTCTCCCGACCCCCCCATTCCCCGGCCCTGCCCCCCTGTCTGACTGGTGCACCGTTgtcctccccccagcccccctactcccggtagcttcccGGGGTCTTTCCCCGGCAGGCAAAGGGGGCGTccttaagggggg ATGTGATATTTGCAAGAAGTCCTTCTTTCTGAAAGATAATCTCGTGCAACACATAGAAGCGCATTCAAACGAAAAGCCATATAGCTGTGCAGTTTGCAAAAAGGCCTTCCCTCGTAAATATGCTCTTATGgaacacatgagagtacatacgaaGGAAAAGCCATACAAATGTAATATTTGCAATAAGTCCTTTTCATACAAAAGTGCTTTGATGAGGCACATGAGAGTACGTACAAAGGAGAAGCTATACAGCAGAGAAGTTTGCAATAAAGTCATCTTGCAGAAAGGTAACCTAGCACAATATTTAGAGGGTAAATGCAAAGGAGTGATGTAG